A genome region from Leifsonia sp. Root112D2 includes the following:
- a CDS encoding VOC family protein, with the protein MSATDAAGKQGEQGRPMDWTLEVVILPVSDIGRAIEFYRDKVGFELDHDTQMGDQRFVQLTPRGSGCSIVIGTLPAQNEMAPGSLKGVQLVVADATAARAELISRGVDASELMVIAPGDGGTFFGFSDPDGNSWAVQELRVRGEKPLIPLEARGRFGAEG; encoded by the coding sequence ATGAGCGCGACCGACGCCGCGGGAAAGCAGGGCGAGCAGGGCAGGCCCATGGACTGGACCCTGGAGGTGGTCATTCTGCCGGTGAGTGACATCGGCCGCGCCATCGAGTTCTACCGGGACAAGGTGGGCTTCGAGCTCGACCACGACACGCAGATGGGCGACCAGCGCTTCGTGCAGCTCACCCCGCGTGGCTCCGGCTGCTCCATCGTGATCGGCACGCTGCCGGCGCAGAACGAGATGGCGCCCGGCTCGCTCAAGGGGGTGCAGCTCGTGGTGGCGGATGCCACTGCGGCCCGCGCCGAACTGATCTCGCGTGGTGTGGATGCCAGCGAGCTCATGGTGATCGCCCCGGGCGACGGTGGCACCTTCTTCGGATTCAGCGATCCCGACGGCAACTCCTGGGCGGTGCAGGAACTGCGCGTGCGCGGCGAGAAGCCGCTGATCCCGCTGGAGGCGCGCGGACGCTTCGGGGCGGAGGGGTAA
- a CDS encoding SRPBCC family protein: MTNALSITAPDGVPFVDFERQIDAPVAAVFNAYKDPELVKQWLGPNGYEMEVERYDFTTGGGYRYVHRGPDGDEYTFNGVFHVVRENEFAIQTFEFEGVPGVVSIESITFDDLDGVSTRIRVHAVYPSLEARDGMVASGMEHGVREGFERLDALVAQS; this comes from the coding sequence ATGACAAACGCACTCAGCATCACGGCGCCCGACGGCGTTCCCTTCGTCGACTTCGAGCGCCAGATCGACGCCCCCGTCGCCGCGGTCTTCAATGCATACAAAGACCCCGAACTCGTCAAGCAGTGGCTCGGCCCGAACGGGTACGAAATGGAGGTCGAACGCTACGACTTCACCACGGGCGGCGGTTACCGCTATGTCCATCGCGGCCCCGACGGTGACGAGTACACGTTCAACGGCGTCTTCCACGTGGTTCGCGAGAACGAGTTCGCCATTCAGACCTTCGAGTTCGAGGGAGTTCCCGGCGTCGTCAGCATCGAATCGATCACCTTCGACGATCTCGACGGCGTGAGCACGCGCATCCGCGTTCATGCCGTCTACCCGTCCCTGGAGGCGCGCGACGGCATGGTCGCAAGCGGCATGGAGCACGGCGTGCGCGAGGGATTCGAGCGCCTCGACGCGCTGGTGGCGCAGTCATGA
- a CDS encoding aldo/keto reductase yields MEYTHLGRSGLKVSRLVLGTMNFGPQTETADSHSIMDAALEHGINYFDTANVYGGRLGRGITEEIVGDWFAQGGERRERVVLATKLYGDMTDWPNNGKLSALNIRRALDASLKRLKTDHIDIYQFHHVDRETPWDEIWQAMETAVAQGKILYAGSSNFAGWHIATAQAEARKRNFTGLVSEQSIYNLLTRDVELEVLPAAVANGLGVIPWSPLHGGLLGGVVRKQRDGVRRLEGRAAETLEKNREAIEAYEEFAEQLGHEPGDVALAWLLHQPAVTGPIIGPRTQAQLDAAVRALDVKLDADALARLDEIFPGHKTAPEDYAW; encoded by the coding sequence ATGGAGTACACACACCTCGGCCGGTCCGGCCTCAAAGTCTCACGTCTCGTTCTCGGCACCATGAACTTCGGTCCGCAAACGGAGACGGCCGATTCGCATTCGATCATGGATGCCGCGCTCGAGCACGGCATCAACTACTTCGACACGGCCAACGTCTACGGCGGCCGTCTGGGCCGTGGCATCACCGAAGAGATTGTGGGCGACTGGTTCGCGCAGGGCGGCGAGCGGCGCGAACGCGTCGTGCTGGCCACCAAGCTCTACGGCGACATGACCGACTGGCCGAACAACGGCAAACTCTCGGCGCTCAACATTCGACGCGCACTGGATGCCAGCCTCAAGCGGCTGAAGACCGACCACATCGACATCTACCAGTTCCACCACGTGGACAGGGAGACGCCGTGGGACGAGATCTGGCAGGCCATGGAGACGGCCGTGGCACAGGGCAAGATTCTGTACGCGGGCTCAAGCAACTTCGCCGGCTGGCACATCGCCACCGCGCAGGCCGAGGCACGCAAGCGCAACTTCACCGGCCTCGTCAGCGAGCAGTCCATCTACAACCTGCTCACGCGTGACGTGGAGCTCGAGGTGCTGCCGGCCGCCGTTGCCAATGGGCTCGGCGTCATTCCGTGGTCCCCGCTTCACGGCGGACTGCTCGGCGGCGTTGTGCGCAAGCAGCGCGACGGGGTGCGCAGGCTCGAGGGTCGCGCGGCCGAGACCCTGGAGAAGAATCGCGAGGCCATCGAGGCCTACGAGGAGTTCGCCGAGCAGTTGGGCCACGAGCCCGGCGACGTTGCGCTGGCGTGGCTGCTGCACCAGCCCGCGGTCACCGGGCCCATCATCGGCCCGCGCACGCAGGCCCAGCTCGACGCAGCGGTGCGCGCCCTCGACGTGAAGCTCGACGCGGATGCCCTCGCCCGGCTTGACGAGATCTTCCCCGGCCACAAGACGGCCCCCGAGGACTACGCCTGGTAG
- a CDS encoding LysR family transcriptional regulator — MELRQLEHFVTVAEERHFTRAAELLQISQSGLSASIRSLETELGTSLFTRSTRRVELTAAGQALLADSLRTLAAAAAAQNAVAAVRGLLRGRLTVGAEPCLGYVDLPAELARFRTRNQGVEVRLRFAGSVDLIEDVATGRTDVALVVETGDTPPGVKLRRLSTQKLIVLCHPKHPFAQLREVDLDNLRSETLIGFQAGWGAHVLSQRAFAAAGFDYRAAMEVNDVHPLLDLVGYNLGVAIVPESFASKRPEQLCAVPLHEGMPEWTVAVAVAEEPNPAATDFLEQLFDNIVLAA, encoded by the coding sequence CGAGTTGCTGCAGATCTCGCAGTCGGGGCTGTCGGCATCCATTCGCTCGCTCGAGACCGAGTTGGGCACTTCCCTGTTCACGCGCAGCACCCGCCGGGTCGAGCTGACCGCTGCCGGGCAGGCGCTGCTGGCCGACTCGCTGCGCACCCTCGCCGCGGCCGCCGCTGCCCAGAACGCCGTCGCCGCCGTGCGGGGCCTGCTGCGCGGTCGCCTCACCGTGGGCGCCGAACCGTGCCTCGGCTACGTGGATCTGCCGGCCGAGCTCGCCCGCTTTCGCACGCGCAACCAGGGCGTCGAGGTGCGGCTGCGCTTCGCCGGCTCAGTGGATCTCATCGAGGATGTCGCCACCGGGCGCACCGACGTCGCCCTCGTCGTCGAGACGGGAGACACTCCGCCGGGGGTGAAACTGCGCCGCCTCAGCACGCAGAAGCTCATCGTGTTGTGTCACCCGAAGCATCCGTTCGCGCAGCTGCGCGAGGTTGATCTCGACAATCTGCGGTCAGAGACCCTCATCGGCTTTCAAGCCGGATGGGGTGCTCACGTGCTCTCGCAGCGCGCGTTCGCGGCGGCCGGCTTCGACTACCGGGCGGCCATGGAGGTCAACGACGTGCACCCCCTGCTCGACCTGGTGGGCTACAACCTGGGCGTCGCCATCGTGCCCGAGAGCTTCGCGAGCAAGCGGCCGGAGCAGCTGTGCGCCGTGCCGCTGCACGAGGGCATGCCCGAGTGGACGGTGGCGGTCGCCGTGGCGGAGGAACCGAACCCCGCCGCCACGGACTTTCTCGAGCAGCTGTTCGACAACATCGTGCTCGCCGCTTAG
- a CDS encoding ArsR/SmtB family transcription factor yields the protein MRENADADGRLDRAFMALADPVRRSIIARLSRGPATVNELAEPFVISKQAVSKHIQVLEQAGLVTRTRDAQRRPVHLNAAQLEALTAWIDRYRLIHEQQFRSLDALLADSTNTSTTTNSTTTNSTTDQKKEAGQ from the coding sequence ATGCGTGAGAATGCGGATGCCGACGGGCGGCTCGACCGGGCCTTCATGGCCCTGGCCGATCCGGTGCGGCGCAGCATCATTGCGCGGTTGAGCCGGGGGCCCGCCACGGTCAACGAGTTGGCCGAGCCGTTCGTCATCAGCAAGCAGGCGGTGTCGAAGCACATCCAGGTGCTCGAGCAGGCCGGGCTCGTCACGCGAACGCGCGATGCGCAGCGCCGGCCGGTGCACCTGAACGCCGCACAGCTCGAGGCACTCACCGCCTGGATCGACCGCTACCGCCTCATCCACGAGCAGCAGTTCCGCAGTCTGGATGCGCTGCTCGCCGACAGCACGAACACCAGCACCACAACAAACAGCACGACAACAAACAGCACCACCGATCAGAAGAAAGAAGCAGGACAATGA
- a CDS encoding sensor histidine kinase, with protein sequence MNNPAPWIKQLATAICVALATALTLTIPAVGPSNLSLALIGVALVAASTIFAIAIGSRALRDRFTLLIPVVSLFGIGLFRAGTGGADSLYTALIILPIMWIASNAGRQYIWLAIVGSSAALLLPYIVAVHVPQDVGEWLVGVFPPIVFGFAAIIVNELARQARRQLRSTRRLAEERKAMLDDMMRYARKIEENEGRLRTANRLTSSVLNSVTEQSIIGTDLTGLIDVWNPGASALLGLAPAETEGSRYVFEFHLPEELEQRSRELNHPPGATVLNPGFSALVEPARQGGSDVRNWTYLKADGSRVTVEVAVTPRSNENGETVGYIFVAADVTHAIKLAHLKDEFVGMISHELRTPLSSVLGYLELLQDDQESPMTAEQKQYLSVAERNAKRLLHLVGDLLFTAQVESGMFPIVQTELDPRRLVAAALETARPAASGAGVEVNTVLSEQALVVSGDPGRLAQAFDNLISNAIKFTPRGGSVTVCLSESVGEVVVSVKDTGMGIPANELSRLTNRFFRASTATRNAVPGVGLGLSITKAIVAAHGGHLDVQSTEGAGTTFTMHLPMAGQPSLSHMYDSEDSLQR encoded by the coding sequence ATGAACAATCCGGCCCCCTGGATCAAACAGCTCGCCACCGCGATCTGCGTGGCGCTCGCCACCGCCCTCACCCTCACCATTCCTGCGGTCGGTCCCTCAAACCTTTCCCTGGCGCTCATCGGAGTAGCTCTGGTTGCCGCGTCCACGATCTTCGCCATAGCGATCGGATCTCGTGCACTGCGCGACCGGTTCACACTGCTCATCCCTGTTGTCTCCCTCTTCGGCATCGGGCTGTTCCGCGCCGGAACGGGCGGCGCCGATTCCCTCTACACGGCGCTCATCATTCTGCCGATCATGTGGATCGCATCGAATGCGGGACGTCAGTACATCTGGCTCGCTATCGTCGGATCATCCGCCGCCCTGCTGCTGCCGTATATCGTGGCCGTGCATGTGCCACAGGATGTCGGCGAGTGGCTGGTGGGCGTGTTCCCTCCCATCGTGTTCGGCTTCGCGGCCATCATCGTGAACGAGCTGGCCCGGCAGGCACGGCGCCAGTTGCGCAGCACCCGTCGGCTTGCCGAGGAGCGCAAGGCCATGCTCGACGACATGATGCGCTACGCCCGAAAGATCGAAGAGAACGAGGGCAGGCTGCGCACGGCCAACCGGCTCACCTCGAGCGTGCTCAACTCGGTGACGGAGCAGTCGATCATCGGCACCGACCTCACCGGCCTCATCGACGTGTGGAACCCCGGCGCATCCGCGCTGCTCGGGCTCGCCCCCGCCGAGACCGAGGGCAGCCGCTACGTCTTCGAGTTTCACCTGCCCGAAGAACTGGAGCAGCGTTCGCGCGAGCTGAACCACCCGCCGGGAGCAACCGTGCTCAATCCGGGCTTCTCGGCCCTCGTGGAGCCGGCTCGCCAGGGCGGCTCCGATGTGCGCAACTGGACCTACCTGAAGGCCGACGGATCGCGCGTGACCGTGGAGGTCGCCGTCACCCCGCGCTCCAACGAGAACGGTGAGACGGTCGGATACATCTTCGTGGCCGCCGATGTGACCCACGCCATCAAGCTGGCGCACCTCAAAGACGAGTTCGTGGGAATGATCTCGCACGAGCTGCGCACCCCGCTGAGCTCAGTGCTCGGCTACCTCGAACTGCTGCAGGACGACCAGGAATCGCCCATGACCGCCGAGCAGAAGCAGTACCTCAGCGTTGCCGAGCGCAACGCCAAGCGCCTGCTGCACCTGGTGGGCGATCTGCTGTTCACCGCGCAGGTGGAGTCGGGCATGTTCCCGATCGTGCAGACCGAGCTGGACCCGCGCCGGCTGGTGGCCGCGGCGCTGGAGACGGCGCGACCGGCGGCATCCGGGGCGGGTGTTGAGGTGAACACGGTGCTCAGCGAGCAGGCGCTGGTGGTGAGCGGCGACCCGGGGCGGCTGGCGCAAGCCTTCGACAACCTCATCTCTAACGCCATCAAGTTCACGCCGCGCGGGGGCTCGGTCACCGTGTGCCTCTCCGAATCGGTGGGCGAGGTTGTGGTGAGCGTCAAAGACACGGGCATGGGCATTCCCGCCAACGAGCTCAGCCGGCTCACCAATCGCTTCTTCCGAGCCTCGACCGCCACGCGCAACGCCGTGCCGGGAGTGGGACTGGGCCTCTCCATCACCAAGGCCATCGTTGCCGCGCACGGCGGACACCTCGACGTGCAGAGCACCGAGGGCGCCGGCACCACGTTCACGATGCACCTGCCGATGGCGGGGCAACCTTCGCTGTCGCACATGTACGACAGCGAAGATTCGCTGCAGCGGTAA
- a CDS encoding nuclease-related domain-containing protein has product MTDPVSMRSRRPAQLVIDELLRQHGATPPRSAFARFFGVSPLAADSVSWYLGATGEIEVGRILAQLPPEWTVFHALPIGTKNTDLDHLVVGPGGVFTINTKYHSGKTVWVGKRTVMINGRKHPYLRAAESEANKVTKLIQERMPLPAPARPLIVVVDPKSLTIKERPEMVTVLTAQQLRRWLTKRPAILSSQDLAQLVEIFDNPASWRQESAGDPGDARLRFEALHAEARSAHTRRVVWSLAGTLAIFGAAWALVMGGGTAWFVSALTGLFGSLAVGWRGT; this is encoded by the coding sequence ATGACTGACCCCGTCTCAATGCGCAGCCGTCGCCCGGCGCAGCTTGTCATCGACGAGCTGCTTCGCCAGCACGGCGCGACCCCGCCGCGCTCAGCATTCGCTCGCTTCTTCGGAGTCTCGCCTCTGGCCGCCGACAGTGTCTCCTGGTACCTCGGCGCCACCGGGGAGATCGAAGTCGGTCGCATCCTGGCGCAGCTCCCACCGGAGTGGACTGTCTTCCACGCCCTGCCAATCGGTACAAAGAACACCGACCTCGACCACCTGGTTGTTGGTCCGGGCGGCGTCTTCACCATCAACACCAAGTACCACAGCGGCAAGACTGTGTGGGTCGGCAAGCGCACCGTAATGATCAACGGTCGGAAGCACCCATACCTTCGTGCGGCCGAGAGCGAGGCCAATAAGGTGACCAAGCTCATACAAGAGCGGATGCCGCTGCCCGCGCCCGCGCGACCGCTCATCGTTGTCGTCGACCCGAAGTCTCTCACCATCAAGGAGAGGCCCGAAATGGTCACGGTTCTCACCGCGCAACAACTGCGACGCTGGCTGACGAAGCGACCTGCGATCCTGTCGTCGCAGGATCTCGCTCAACTCGTCGAGATCTTCGACAACCCCGCGAGCTGGCGTCAAGAATCTGCAGGCGATCCCGGTGACGCGCGCCTTCGCTTCGAGGCGCTGCACGCAGAGGCCCGTTCGGCCCACACGCGGCGCGTGGTGTGGTCGCTTGCCGGAACGCTCGCCATATTCGGCGCAGCCTGGGCCCTCGTTATGGGCGGCGGAACCGCATGGTTCGTATCGGCATTGACCGGGTTGTTTGGCTCTCTGGCGGTTGGTTGGCGGGGAACCTAG
- a CDS encoding sulfite exporter TauE/SafE family protein — MSWLEVILLFVAGTAAGTINAVVGSGSLITFPTLVALGYPPVLANVTNNIGVLPGAISAVFSYRREMKGQWRAILPLAICSAVGGLTGALLLLVLPASAFDAIVPVLILLACVLVIAGPWLKRVSAARQAKAQRETAPGERATLLTGTALTGVYGGYFGAAQGVILLAILSILLRGGMQRANAYKNVLAGVANGAAAVVFVFSTPVAWLAAVVIAVGAILGGQIGGSVGRRLPPIVYRVIIVAIGIAAIVYFYVK; from the coding sequence ATGAGCTGGCTCGAGGTCATCCTGCTCTTCGTGGCCGGCACCGCCGCGGGCACCATCAACGCGGTCGTCGGCTCCGGCTCCCTGATCACCTTTCCGACGCTCGTTGCGCTCGGCTACCCGCCGGTGCTGGCGAACGTTACCAACAACATCGGCGTGCTGCCTGGCGCCATCAGTGCCGTTTTCTCCTATCGGCGCGAGATGAAAGGTCAGTGGCGGGCCATTCTGCCGCTCGCCATCTGCTCGGCCGTGGGCGGCCTCACCGGGGCTTTGCTGCTTCTTGTGCTGCCGGCATCCGCGTTCGATGCGATAGTGCCCGTGCTGATTCTGCTGGCCTGCGTGCTCGTCATCGCGGGGCCGTGGCTCAAGCGCGTCTCGGCGGCACGGCAGGCGAAGGCCCAGCGAGAAACCGCACCCGGCGAGCGCGCCACGCTGCTCACCGGCACCGCCCTCACCGGCGTCTACGGCGGATACTTCGGCGCGGCCCAGGGCGTGATTCTGCTGGCGATTCTCTCCATTCTGCTGCGCGGCGGCATGCAACGCGCCAACGCCTACAAGAACGTGCTGGCCGGGGTGGCCAACGGCGCGGCGGCCGTCGTCTTCGTGTTCTCCACACCGGTGGCCTGGCTCGCGGCGGTCGTCATTGCGGTCGGCGCTATCCTCGGTGGTCAGATCGGCGGCAGTGTAGGCCGCCGCCTGCCGCCCATCGTCTACCGGGTGATCATCGTGGCCATAGGCATAGCGGCGATCGTCTACTTCTATGTGAAATAG